Proteins co-encoded in one Polynucleobacter sp. MWH-UH19D genomic window:
- a CDS encoding VOC family protein — protein MTAKPFKILGIQQIAIGGENKDRLKKLWVDLFGFEYKSTFVSERENVDEDICAIGSGAHEIEVDLMQPFDINKKPAVHQTPLNHIGLWVDDLPKAVEWLSANGLRFAPGGIRKGAAGYDITFVHPKGNDEFPIGGEGVLIELVQAPPEVIAGLRS, from the coding sequence ATGACAGCGAAGCCCTTCAAGATCCTTGGTATTCAGCAAATTGCAATTGGTGGCGAAAACAAGGATCGCCTCAAGAAACTTTGGGTCGATTTATTCGGCTTTGAATACAAAAGTACTTTTGTATCTGAGCGTGAAAACGTCGATGAAGATATCTGCGCAATCGGCTCCGGTGCTCATGAGATAGAAGTTGATCTGATGCAGCCGTTTGATATCAACAAGAAGCCCGCCGTGCACCAGACCCCACTTAACCATATTGGCCTGTGGGTTGATGACTTGCCAAAGGCAGTAGAGTGGCTTTCTGCAAATGGCCTTCGCTTTGCTCCTGGCGGTATTCGAAAGGGCGCAGCGGGTTATGACATTACCTTCGTTCATCCTAAAGGTAATGATGAATTTCCGATTGGCGGTGAAGGGGTGTTGATTGAACTGGTTCAGGCGCCTCCCGAAGTTATTGCAGGATTGCGTTCATAA
- a CDS encoding RluA family pseudouridine synthase, translating into MALPQTPDSNPIDYIDDEDFISLEIPLEMAGERLDKALAMSLPDYSRNRLKTWVEAGAVMVDGKVTKARYILRGGESIKVFPQEMPEQHAFSPQDIPLDVVYEDDSLIVINKPPGLVVHPAAGNWSGTLLNGLLFKYPELNVLPRAGIVHRLDKDTSGLMVVARTSQAQTSLVRQLQDRTVGRRYLAWVWGDTPAQGKVLASVGRDQRDRLKMSAGSLQGKPAATAYRRLTKGKFQNHPVSLVECRLETGRTHQIRVHLESLGFPLLGDPVYRKKSPSVAQSLTLPRQALHAFVLSLQHPVTQELVSWYRSPPVDLLDLLPELGMSNEDLPQEQAVLAAIHQGHSAE; encoded by the coding sequence GTGGCATTGCCGCAAACTCCTGATTCGAATCCCATTGATTATATCGATGATGAGGATTTCATCTCCCTGGAAATTCCATTAGAGATGGCAGGCGAACGCCTAGATAAGGCGTTGGCGATGTCTTTGCCCGATTATTCCCGAAATCGTCTCAAAACCTGGGTTGAGGCTGGCGCTGTCATGGTCGATGGCAAAGTTACCAAAGCCCGCTATATATTACGTGGTGGCGAGAGCATCAAGGTATTCCCACAGGAAATGCCTGAGCAACACGCCTTTAGTCCACAAGACATTCCCTTGGATGTGGTTTATGAAGACGATTCTTTGATTGTGATTAATAAGCCACCTGGATTAGTGGTGCATCCAGCAGCAGGTAATTGGTCGGGGACATTATTAAATGGGTTGCTGTTTAAGTACCCTGAATTAAATGTATTGCCACGAGCAGGTATTGTTCATCGTTTAGACAAGGATACTTCTGGATTGATGGTAGTGGCGAGAACTTCGCAGGCACAGACATCTCTTGTGCGACAACTACAAGATCGAACAGTAGGTCGTCGATATTTAGCATGGGTTTGGGGTGATACTCCTGCCCAAGGAAAAGTTCTAGCTTCAGTAGGACGAGATCAGCGTGATCGCTTAAAGATGTCAGCAGGAAGCCTCCAGGGGAAGCCGGCAGCAACCGCATATCGCAGGCTTACAAAAGGCAAATTTCAAAACCATCCGGTTTCTTTGGTGGAATGTCGTCTTGAAACAGGGCGCACACATCAAATTCGTGTACATCTTGAATCCTTGGGATTCCCTTTGCTGGGTGACCCTGTTTATCGCAAGAAGAGCCCTAGCGTGGCGCAATCTTTGACTTTGCCAAGACAGGCTCTACATGCTTTTGTGCTGAGCTTGCAACATCCGGTTACCCAAGAACTTGTGAGTTGGTATAGGAGTCCTCCTGTCGATTTATTGGATCTACTTCCCGAACTGGGTATGTCTAATGAGGATTTGCCACAAGAGCAGGCAGTATTGGCAGCCATTCATCAAGGACATAGTGCTGAATGA
- the tsaB gene encoding tRNA (adenosine(37)-N6)-threonylcarbamoyltransferase complex dimerization subunit type 1 TsaB, whose translation MKRILAIDTSSAWCSVALSLGEVEPAFRHQPVAAGASQLLLPWIEEILHVSNLAMTDLDAIAIGIGPGAFTGVRLGVAAAQGFAIAANLPVIPVVSLDAIAMQLIATPRFQEVQPSHFVVAIDARMDEVYWAKYQYASSDNEPQRLGEIHLSSPEAIDLEGAQYLAGSAIHAYGNRLFAHHHLPVERLDADIGVSALGILSCAVSSISKGEHISVQELQPLYVRNKVALTTQERDLMFNQNSQ comes from the coding sequence TTGAAACGCATCTTGGCCATCGACACCTCATCGGCTTGGTGTTCGGTGGCTTTATCTTTAGGTGAGGTAGAGCCTGCATTTAGACATCAGCCAGTCGCGGCTGGTGCTAGTCAGCTACTTTTGCCATGGATTGAAGAGATACTCCATGTTTCAAATCTTGCTATGACCGATTTAGATGCTATTGCGATTGGTATTGGACCGGGTGCATTTACTGGGGTGCGCCTAGGAGTTGCTGCTGCTCAGGGTTTTGCGATTGCTGCCAATCTCCCAGTTATTCCCGTAGTGAGCTTGGATGCTATTGCAATGCAATTAATAGCAACTCCACGCTTTCAAGAAGTACAGCCTTCTCATTTTGTAGTAGCTATTGATGCGCGGATGGATGAAGTTTATTGGGCTAAATATCAATATGCATCATCAGATAATGAGCCCCAGAGACTTGGCGAAATCCATTTGAGTAGTCCTGAAGCGATTGACTTGGAGGGTGCACAGTATTTAGCTGGTAGCGCAATTCATGCCTATGGCAATCGATTATTTGCCCATCACCATCTCCCTGTCGAACGGCTTGATGCGGATATTGGTGTCTCTGCTTTAGGTATTTTGAGCTGTGCAGTCTCTTCTATATCTAAGGGTGAACATATCTCTGTACAAGAGCTTCAGCCGCTCTATGTACGCAATAAGGTTGCCTTAACTACTCAAGAGCGCGATCTCATGTTTAATCAGAATAGTCAGTAA
- the lplT gene encoding lysophospholipid transporter LplT, translating into MNRSFYIIMAAQFFSSLADNALLIAAIALLAQLSAPAWMTPLLKLFFVLSYVLLAAFVGAFADSRPKGNVMFITNTIKFVGCVAMLFGGHPLLSYAVVGLGAAAYSPAKYGILTELLPPEKLVAANGWIEGLTVGSIILGTVLGGILISSTVSQSLLALDMPSMETGIDTPAESAILIIMMIYVIAALINLKIPDTGARYVSQKTNPIDLIKDFSICFKTLWNDRLGQISLAVTTLFWGAGATLQFIVIKWAQVALHMNLSQGAILQAISAVGVAGGAVWAAWRVPLRNSLNVLPYGIVMGLVVCVMAIYNSDLLPNTTLFTIGKLQITLNLLPAYALLILVGWLAGYFVVPMNALLQHRGHVLMSAGHSIAVQNFNENISVLAMLAMYSLLIWLDIPVQAVIIGFGLAVSGIMWLVIKRHERNQAEYDSMHLIGEHKH; encoded by the coding sequence ATGAACCGTAGTTTTTACATCATTATGGCGGCGCAATTTTTTTCGTCGCTAGCTGATAACGCCCTGCTCATTGCAGCAATTGCCCTTCTGGCCCAGCTTAGTGCTCCGGCCTGGATGACTCCTTTACTTAAATTATTCTTCGTCTTGTCTTACGTCTTGCTTGCAGCCTTTGTTGGCGCCTTTGCAGACTCCCGCCCAAAGGGCAATGTGATGTTCATAACCAATACGATCAAATTTGTTGGTTGCGTTGCCATGCTTTTTGGCGGACACCCACTGCTCTCTTACGCAGTAGTTGGCCTAGGAGCCGCCGCCTACTCTCCTGCCAAATATGGAATTCTGACTGAGCTCCTGCCGCCAGAAAAATTGGTTGCAGCAAACGGCTGGATAGAGGGATTAACTGTTGGATCAATTATTTTAGGCACCGTATTAGGTGGCATCTTGATCAGCAGCACGGTTTCGCAAAGCTTACTTGCCTTAGATATGCCAAGTATGGAAACAGGTATCGACACCCCTGCTGAATCGGCCATCCTCATCATCATGATGATTTATGTCATTGCGGCATTGATTAACCTGAAAATTCCAGATACTGGGGCCCGCTATGTCTCCCAAAAAACAAACCCAATAGATCTGATCAAAGATTTTTCCATCTGCTTTAAAACGCTTTGGAATGATCGACTTGGACAAATTTCACTTGCTGTAACAACCCTATTTTGGGGTGCTGGTGCAACGCTTCAGTTCATTGTTATTAAATGGGCTCAAGTTGCCCTGCATATGAATCTCTCGCAAGGTGCAATTTTGCAGGCAATCTCTGCTGTCGGTGTTGCGGGCGGCGCTGTATGGGCCGCTTGGCGAGTACCGCTCCGCAATTCACTGAATGTATTGCCTTATGGCATTGTGATGGGTTTAGTTGTTTGTGTCATGGCAATCTACAACTCTGACTTATTACCAAACACCACCCTATTCACTATTGGTAAATTACAGATCACACTAAACTTGTTGCCCGCCTACGCATTGCTGATTCTGGTTGGATGGCTTGCAGGTTACTTTGTTGTTCCGATGAATGCTCTATTACAGCATCGCGGCCACGTTTTGATGTCGGCAGGTCACTCCATCGCCGTGCAAAACTTCAATGAAAATATTTCTGTACTAGCAATGCTGGCTATGTACTCTTTATTGATCTGGCTGGACATACCAGTGCAAGCTGTCATTATTGGTTTCGGTCTTGCCGTGAGTGGAATCATGTGGCTAGTCATCAAACGTCATGAGCGCAATCAAGCAGAATATGACTCGATGCATTTAATTGGCGAGCATAAGCACTAG
- the pgeF gene encoding peptidoglycan editing factor PgeF — translation MKRPTPEIQFLSPEWPAPSQIKAMITCREGGFSQDPYHSLNLGDHVGDDPKCVLANRELLNQYLPNEALWLTQVHGTKVSTPSFRLNEADAIVTNQSNEVLAIMTADCLPILFANDAGDVIGAAHAGWRGLCNGVIESTVKEMQVLAGTNSAKDILAWLGPAIGPQAFEVGLDVLDAFRDSGVPFPADSFVEIPNNPGKYLANLYALARSRLKSIGLQRIYGGDYCTVKQAEKFFSYRRDGVTGRFASLIWIK, via the coding sequence ATGAAACGACCAACACCAGAGATTCAGTTTTTAAGTCCTGAGTGGCCTGCGCCCTCTCAGATCAAAGCAATGATTACCTGCAGAGAGGGCGGTTTTAGTCAGGACCCATATCATTCCCTGAATTTGGGCGACCATGTTGGCGATGACCCAAAGTGCGTGTTAGCGAATCGAGAATTACTGAATCAATATTTGCCCAATGAAGCTCTTTGGTTAACGCAAGTCCACGGAACAAAGGTGAGCACCCCAAGTTTTCGGCTAAATGAGGCTGATGCGATTGTGACCAACCAGTCAAATGAAGTGCTGGCAATTATGACTGCCGACTGCTTACCTATATTGTTTGCTAACGATGCGGGCGATGTAATTGGGGCCGCTCATGCAGGATGGCGTGGATTGTGTAATGGTGTAATAGAAAGTACCGTAAAAGAAATGCAGGTATTGGCTGGGACAAATTCTGCTAAAGATATATTGGCTTGGCTGGGACCCGCTATTGGACCGCAGGCTTTTGAAGTGGGACTAGATGTCCTTGATGCTTTTCGGGATTCAGGGGTGCCGTTTCCAGCAGATTCATTTGTGGAAATTCCAAATAACCCTGGTAAATATTTAGCGAATTTATATGCATTGGCTCGTAGCCGCCTCAAATCCATTGGTCTGCAACGCATTTACGGCGGAGATTATTGCACTGTGAAGCAAGCGGAGAAATTTTTTTCCTATCGTCGCGATGGTGTCACTGGTAGATTCGCAAGTTTGATTTGGATCAAATGA
- a CDS encoding 3-ketoacyl-ACP reductase has product MSQKVAYVTGGMGGIGTAICQRLAKDGFKVIAGCGPNSPRKDRWLAEQKALGFDFIASEGNVSDWDSTVAAFDKVKAEVGRVDVLVNNAGITRDSVFRKMTPDAWKAVIDTNLNSLFNVTKQVIDGMVDNNWGRIINISSVNGQKGQFGQCNYSTAKAGLHGFTMALAQEVATKGVTVNTVSPGYIGTDMVKAIREDVLEKIVAGIPVKRLGTPEEIASICCWIASDDGGYATGADFSLNGGIHTG; this is encoded by the coding sequence ATGTCTCAAAAAGTCGCATATGTAACTGGTGGTATGGGTGGTATTGGTACCGCTATTTGCCAACGTTTGGCAAAAGATGGTTTTAAGGTTATCGCAGGATGCGGACCAAATTCTCCACGTAAAGATCGGTGGCTTGCTGAGCAGAAAGCTCTTGGTTTTGATTTCATTGCCTCTGAAGGCAATGTCTCTGATTGGGATAGTACGGTAGCAGCTTTCGATAAAGTAAAAGCGGAAGTGGGTCGTGTCGATGTATTGGTGAATAACGCCGGTATTACTCGTGATAGCGTATTCCGTAAGATGACTCCAGATGCATGGAAGGCAGTAATTGATACCAACCTCAATTCTTTATTCAACGTTACCAAGCAAGTCATTGATGGCATGGTTGATAACAATTGGGGCCGTATTATCAATATTTCATCGGTAAATGGTCAAAAAGGCCAATTTGGTCAATGTAACTATTCCACTGCTAAAGCAGGTTTACATGGCTTCACTATGGCCTTAGCGCAAGAGGTAGCAACTAAAGGCGTGACTGTGAATACGGTTTCTCCTGGCTACATTGGTACTGATATGGTGAAAGCGATTCGTGAGGATGTATTGGAGAAGATCGTTGCTGGAATTCCTGTGAAGCGTTTGGGTACACCAGAGGAAATTGCTTCTATTTGCTGCTGGATCGCATCAGATGATGGTGGCTATGCAACTGGAGCTGACTTCTCTCTAAACGGTGGAATCCATACAGGCTAA
- the rimI gene encoding ribosomal protein S18-alanine N-acetyltransferase, which produces MSMQLADLDAVLAIESESHIHPWTRGNFSDSLAAAHWAYCIRPNLDQGKETPGTFLDSHALWAYCILYPAVDELHLLNITVAPKLRKLGLGARIMEAIEGVAAQQKMPRIILEVRATNEPAYALYKKLGYEQIGTRKGYYPANPETGTREDAIVMAKSIKLES; this is translated from the coding sequence ATGTCTATGCAGCTGGCAGATCTTGATGCTGTATTGGCTATTGAGTCTGAATCTCATATACATCCATGGACTAGAGGAAATTTCTCTGATTCTCTGGCTGCGGCACATTGGGCTTACTGCATTCGACCAAACTTGGATCAAGGCAAAGAGACTCCCGGTACATTTTTAGATTCTCATGCATTGTGGGCTTACTGCATTCTCTACCCCGCAGTGGACGAACTTCATCTTCTCAATATCACCGTCGCGCCAAAATTGCGCAAGTTAGGATTGGGTGCGCGCATCATGGAGGCAATTGAGGGTGTCGCGGCTCAGCAAAAAATGCCCAGAATTATTTTGGAAGTTCGGGCTACGAATGAGCCAGCTTATGCCTTATATAAAAAATTAGGCTACGAGCAAATAGGCACACGAAAAGGCTATTATCCAGCCAACCCCGAGACAGGTACTCGTGAAGATGCAATAGTGATGGCGAAATCCATTAAGCTAGAGTCATGA
- the phaR gene encoding polyhydroxyalkanoate synthesis repressor PhaR produces MATRSKKAGDDRLIKKYPNRRLYDTQTSTYVTLTDIKGLVMTNESFKVVDAKTDEDLTRNILLQIILEEEAGGAPVFSTQMLSQIIRFYGNSMQGLMGNYLEKTMQSFVDIHNKLGDQTKCLGAGSTPEAWAQMLNLQNPLMQNLMGSYMEQSKDLFVKMQEQMQGSHNMFGSFPFAQQPNKTEKE; encoded by the coding sequence ATGGCTACCCGTTCCAAAAAAGCTGGTGATGATCGGCTAATCAAGAAATACCCCAATCGTCGTCTTTATGACACCCAGACCAGTACTTATGTCACCTTAACCGACATTAAGGGTTTGGTGATGACTAATGAGAGTTTTAAAGTTGTAGACGCCAAAACTGATGAAGATTTAACTCGCAATATCTTGTTGCAAATTATTTTGGAAGAAGAGGCTGGCGGTGCGCCTGTTTTCTCCACTCAAATGCTTTCGCAAATCATCCGCTTTTATGGCAATTCTATGCAGGGTCTGATGGGAAATTATCTAGAAAAGACCATGCAATCTTTTGTGGATATTCACAATAAGTTAGGTGACCAGACCAAGTGTCTTGGCGCAGGTAGTACGCCAGAGGCTTGGGCGCAGATGCTGAACTTGCAAAATCCATTGATGCAAAATCTTATGGGTAGTTACATGGAGCAGAGCAAGGATTTGTTTGTCAAAATGCAAGAGCAAATGCAGGGCTCTCATAATATGTTTGGCAGCTTTCCATTCGCACAACAGCCTAATAAAACCGAAAAAGAATAG
- the phaC gene encoding class I poly(R)-hydroxyalkanoic acid synthase: MFSSMNTGATPSLAPHHMALIPQDRLAEIQKEYFAELAHIATNPEAIEVKDRRFAGKAWHSSWSKVIAATYLLNSKHLMSLANAVDTDEKTRQKILFTTEQMIDALSPSNFIATNPEVLESIISTQGQSIQKGIVNLLGDMKKGKVSITDESAFEVGKNIATTEGYVVFRNELFELIQYSPLTETVFERPYLMVPPCINKYYILDLQPDNSVVRHMVAQGHTVFLVSWKNPDASMAEVSWDDYVGKGVIKAIEVVQEISESKQINILGFCVGGTLTTSALAVLAAKNQHPAASLTLFTTLLDFTNTGILDVFIDEAMVELRENTIGGKAGNYGMMSGLDLGNTFSFLRPNDLVWNYVVENYLKGNSPPPFDLLYWNGDSTNLPGNMYCWYLRHTYLQNDLVKPGKVTICGEKIDLGKIKCPAYLYASQEDHIVPWQSAYESTHILKGKNRFVLGASGHIAGVINPPAKNKRFYFENNSIAPTAQEWFEKAKQIPGSWWPNYTKWLEQYAGERKPASKKFGNEKHKKKEAAPGVYVKEKIS; the protein is encoded by the coding sequence ATGTTTTCAAGCATGAATACAGGTGCGACGCCATCTTTGGCACCGCACCATATGGCATTAATTCCCCAAGATCGCTTGGCAGAAATTCAAAAGGAATATTTTGCAGAGTTAGCACACATTGCCACCAACCCTGAAGCAATTGAAGTTAAGGATCGTCGCTTTGCTGGTAAAGCGTGGCATTCATCTTGGAGCAAGGTGATTGCCGCTACCTATCTACTGAATTCAAAGCATTTAATGTCTCTGGCTAATGCAGTAGATACAGATGAGAAAACTCGTCAAAAAATCTTATTCACAACTGAGCAAATGATTGACGCTTTATCGCCATCGAATTTCATTGCCACCAATCCTGAAGTGCTTGAGAGCATTATTAGTACACAAGGCCAATCTATTCAAAAAGGTATCGTCAATTTGCTTGGCGATATGAAAAAAGGAAAGGTATCAATAACGGATGAAAGTGCTTTTGAGGTTGGCAAAAATATTGCCACTACAGAAGGCTATGTTGTATTTCGAAATGAACTATTTGAGCTAATTCAATACAGCCCATTAACCGAAACAGTATTTGAACGTCCTTATTTAATGGTTCCACCATGTATCAATAAGTACTACATCCTAGACTTACAACCAGACAATTCTGTGGTTCGTCATATGGTTGCACAGGGACATACCGTTTTCTTGGTGTCATGGAAGAACCCTGATGCTTCGATGGCCGAAGTGAGTTGGGACGACTATGTAGGCAAGGGTGTTATCAAAGCGATCGAGGTTGTTCAAGAAATTAGTGAATCCAAGCAGATTAATATTCTGGGTTTCTGCGTTGGCGGAACATTAACCACTTCTGCTTTGGCTGTTTTAGCTGCTAAGAATCAACACCCCGCAGCAAGCTTAACTTTGTTTACGACATTGCTTGATTTCACCAACACGGGTATTTTGGATGTCTTCATCGATGAGGCTATGGTCGAATTACGTGAAAACACCATTGGTGGTAAAGCTGGCAATTACGGCATGATGTCAGGCTTGGATTTAGGCAATACCTTTTCATTCCTGCGCCCCAATGATTTAGTGTGGAACTATGTTGTAGAGAATTACCTCAAAGGAAATTCGCCCCCACCATTTGACTTGCTCTATTGGAATGGTGACTCTACAAACCTACCAGGCAATATGTATTGCTGGTATCTACGCCATACCTATTTGCAAAATGATTTGGTTAAGCCAGGCAAGGTCACTATCTGCGGTGAAAAAATCGATCTAGGCAAAATTAAATGCCCCGCATATTTATATGCCTCGCAGGAAGATCACATTGTGCCCTGGCAATCAGCTTATGAATCTACGCATATTCTTAAAGGTAAAAACCGCTTCGTCTTGGGTGCATCAGGGCACATTGCTGGAGTGATTAATCCACCTGCAAAGAACAAGCGTTTTTACTTTGAGAACAACTCAATTGCTCCAACAGCCCAAGAGTGGTTTGAGAAAGCAAAACAGATTCCTGGAAGTTGGTGGCCAAATTACACCAAATGGCTTGAACAATATGCTGGTGAGCGCAAACCTGCAAGCAAAAAATTTGGCAATGAAAAGCATAAGAAAAAAGAAGCTGCACCTGGCGTTTACGTCAAAGAAAAAATTTCTTAG
- a CDS encoding outer membrane protein assembly factor BamD: protein MSGAISDASLRLAGSFSSQIVSARINLSSIALLILIVCSPFILGGCAGSDGQKDDTDIWSESKLYSEATDKLNDGDFAKCGKYFDKLEARFPFGPYSQQAQINAAYCYWKAQEQTQALVAIDRFIKLHQGSPTLDYAYYLKGLITFNDDLGWLGKFTGQDLSERDPKAAKEAFESFKTVVERFPNSKYAPDSLDRMRYIVNSLAEADVIVARFYYQRGAYLAAANRAQLVIKDYDRAPAVEEALYILIKSYEKLGLTQLSNDSLRVFKLNFPDSQMLETGQRAQKERRWWQIWNK, encoded by the coding sequence ATGTCCGGAGCAATATCAGACGCCAGTTTAAGGCTTGCTGGATCCTTTTCATCGCAAATAGTAAGCGCTCGAATCAATCTCAGTTCTATTGCACTGCTTATTTTAATTGTTTGCAGTCCATTCATTCTCGGAGGTTGTGCTGGTAGTGATGGCCAAAAGGACGATACAGATATCTGGTCAGAGTCCAAGCTGTATTCAGAAGCAACAGATAAGCTCAATGATGGCGACTTTGCTAAATGCGGCAAATACTTTGACAAACTCGAAGCACGCTTTCCGTTTGGGCCCTATTCTCAACAAGCACAAATTAACGCAGCCTACTGCTATTGGAAAGCTCAAGAGCAAACCCAGGCTTTGGTTGCGATTGATCGCTTTATCAAATTACACCAAGGCAGTCCAACCCTTGACTATGCCTATTACCTTAAAGGCTTAATTACTTTTAATGATGACTTAGGCTGGTTGGGGAAATTTACTGGACAAGATTTAAGCGAGCGTGACCCTAAGGCTGCAAAAGAAGCTTTTGAATCTTTTAAAACCGTGGTCGAACGATTCCCCAATAGTAAATATGCTCCCGACTCTTTAGATCGCATGCGTTACATCGTGAACTCACTTGCCGAAGCAGATGTGATTGTGGCTCGCTTTTACTATCAACGAGGGGCTTATCTAGCAGCTGCAAATAGAGCTCAGTTAGTGATTAAAGATTACGATCGCGCTCCCGCAGTGGAGGAAGCCCTTTATATATTGATTAAGTCCTATGAAAAATTGGGCTTAACCCAGTTAAGTAACGACTCATTGCGAGTATTCAAATTGAACTTCCCAGACAGTCAAATGCTGGAAACAGGTCAACGAGCTCAAAAAGAACGCCGCTGGTGGCAGATCTGGAATAAATAA
- the alr gene encoding alanine racemase, producing MNRPILASIDTQAFAHNLSRVRQLAPESKIWAVIKARAYGHSFEAVLNGLGATDGFALLDIQDAVWLRERGWQGRILLLEGLFHENELDLAQELHCDLVAHCDAQVDWLERYADKVHKPINVFLKMNTGMNRLGFKPENYRTVFHRLHAAGYRMHHMTHFANADQVNQDPTVGSQLEIFNQTTQGLEGSTSLANSAAILWHRNALGDWVRPGIMLYGASPTGLYTDIEHAHLKPVMQLRSEIIDIQDLRAGDRVGYGGRFTAPEDMRIGIIACGYADGYPRHAKDGTPVWVSSSAQSSDGVSCPLVGRVSMDMLTIDLRNAPNAKIGSVVELWGSKVPVDEVARMSDTIGYELLCAVAPRVPVAII from the coding sequence ATTAATAGACCAATTTTGGCATCAATTGACACCCAGGCCTTTGCGCATAATTTAAGCCGTGTCCGCCAGCTAGCTCCAGAGTCTAAGATTTGGGCGGTGATTAAGGCTCGTGCCTATGGTCACTCTTTTGAGGCGGTACTCAATGGGCTTGGGGCGACGGATGGCTTTGCGCTTTTAGATATTCAAGATGCTGTGTGGCTCAGGGAACGTGGCTGGCAAGGCCGCATTTTGCTACTAGAGGGTCTTTTTCATGAGAATGAATTAGATCTTGCTCAAGAGCTACATTGTGATTTAGTGGCTCACTGCGATGCGCAGGTAGATTGGTTGGAGCGTTATGCCGATAAAGTCCATAAGCCTATTAATGTCTTTTTGAAGATGAATACTGGTATGAATCGCCTGGGATTTAAACCAGAAAATTACAGAACGGTATTTCATCGACTGCATGCCGCTGGTTATCGCATGCATCACATGACGCATTTCGCCAACGCTGATCAAGTCAATCAAGACCCGACTGTGGGTAGTCAGCTGGAAATATTTAATCAAACCACGCAAGGTCTAGAGGGTTCAACCTCCTTAGCAAATTCGGCTGCAATTCTTTGGCATCGGAATGCGCTCGGGGACTGGGTCCGCCCTGGGATTATGTTGTATGGTGCATCCCCAACCGGTTTGTATACAGATATTGAGCATGCTCACTTAAAGCCTGTTATGCAACTTCGTAGTGAGATTATTGATATTCAAGATCTTCGGGCTGGAGATCGAGTTGGTTATGGTGGACGATTTACTGCACCTGAGGATATGCGTATAGGAATTATTGCCTGTGGCTATGCCGATGGTTATCCGCGCCATGCAAAAGATGGAACGCCAGTTTGGGTTAGTAGTTCAGCTCAGTCTAGCGACGGCGTGAGTTGCCCACTTGTTGGACGCGTCTCTATGGATATGTTAACGATTGATCTGCGCAATGCTCCCAATGCCAAGATTGGAAGTGTTGTTGAATTATGGGGCAGTAAAGTGCCCGTAGATGAAGTGGCAAGAATGAGTGACACAATCGGTTACGAGCTGCTATGCGCTGTAGCCCCGAGGGTGCCGGTAGCAATTATCTAA